From Pseudomonas fluorescens:
GTACGCTCAGGGAGCGGTCCAGGCGGCCATCGGGGGTAAAGCGGTGGATCAGGCCGGCGTCGTTGGCGCAGATCCAGTAGCCGCCATCGGCGTCCACGGCGGCGCCGTCGGGACGACCTGGGTACTGGTGCATGTCGACGAACACGCGACGGTTGGACGGCGTGCCGGTCTCGGTGTCGTAGTCGAAGGCCCAGATCTGCTGGACCAGCGGGTGTGAATCCGAGGCGTACATCGTGCGGCCATCGGGGCTGAAGGCCAGGCCGTTGAGGGTGATAAAACCGTCCAGCTGGGCATGGGGCGCTGAACCCGATGCATAGCGATAGAGGATGCCTTCGGCCGCATTCGCGCCCATGTTCAGCACCATGCTGCCGGCCCAGAAACGGCCCTGGCGATCACAGCGGCCGTCGTTCAGACGCATGTCCGGGCGAGGGTGCTCGACGCTGGCCAATGGCGTGGTGTCGAGGCTGCCGTCGTTATGCGGCGTGAGTT
This genomic window contains:
- a CDS encoding SMP-30/gluconolactonase/LRE family protein, with amino-acid sequence MTAELIVDARNAVGECPVWVPEENALYWVDIPNGGLQRWSAATGHLAAWKAPQMLACIARTDAGNWVAGMQTGFFQLTPHNDGSLDTTPLASVEHPRPDMRLNDGRCDRQGRFWAGSMVLNMGANAAEGILYRYASGSAPHAQLDGFITLNGLAFSPDGRTMYASDSHPLVQQIWAFDYDTETGTPSNRRVFVDMHQYPGRPDGAAVDADGGYWICANDAGLIHRFTPDGRLDRSLSVPVKKPTMCAFGGSRLDTLFVTSIRDDQSEQSLSGGVFALNPGVQGLPEPTFTL